GCTTCATCACTGTAGAACTACTTTGGGAACCTGCAAGAGCGTCAACCCTTGCTAAGGTTGAACTCTCGACGAGCTTGAGAAAACTTGGCGAAAGCATTGAGGGTATAGTTCTTTGCTTGGAAGAGAAACAATGGCCAGACTCGAAATTCCATACCTTGCAGGAAAAGCTAGAGGATCTAAGAAGCCGCACCTCCAAATATGGAGTTCTGACAGAAGAGGCCGTGTCAGAGCCTAACTTCTGGTTCCTCCCCTTTCCAGGGGATTGCCATCTCAAGATTCTGGAATGCTTGTCGAAAATGGTGGACCTCATACAATTTACCAGCTTCCAACTGGAGTCTCTACAACGATTATCTGTGAGCATCGGTGTCGCTTGGAAAGAGATTCAAGAGCCACTGGAACAGGATCTGGAGCTTTTCAAGGAAATGATAGGCACTTCAATCCAATTCCTTGGAGCAGTCACTTCACTCAAGTCCCTTTCTGCAATTGACACAGAATTGCAGAAGACAAAAGTGGCTTGTGACATGGAATTGGGGAAGTCGCAAAGTGGAAACCTGACTACATTTTCGGGTACAAATGACGAAGATGTTGCGAAGGTTACGAGTTCATTTCTTTGCCGATCGAATGAAGTGGCAACAAGAATTCACGCTCAGGAAGGTTTGGAGGAGCTCAAGAGCCAAATGGTTCTATGCATTGGTGGCCTAGGCTTTTGCCTTAGTAGGTTGATGAGAGAAACAATGATCATGGAGGAAATCCTAAGAGAGCTTCTTCAGAGGGAGAATCCTACATGTCTCGTAAACATCTCCGAAATTTCTTCCAAGCTAAAAGCTTTGGACATGTAGTTCTGTTAGTTTTGGTCATGCTCCTCTAACTGAGAATGTAATTATGTAACACTCTTAACTACTACAAAGACTTCAAAAGTCCAGAACTCAACGACAGAAGACTggacttggaaaagaaaagaattttcatgATTTCACTTGAGTGCTCTCCTATCATGACTTGCCCAGAGCCTCCATCAACACAGCTGAGACAGCGACGGGTTCTCAGCCCCTGTGGGGATGGAGCGAGAATCATTAAAGCATGAAATCCATGACCAACTGAAAAATTCCTTGTGGATAGGATGCTCAAAATCAGAGGGAAACTGAACGCTGTTGGCATCATTTACTGGAAAACCAGTCAAAAACCTTGTGACCTAACCCATTCCGGGGGCCAAGCCCGATAGGTAAAATTACCACTCATCTGTTTGAATCCGAGGAGAATAGATACAAAAGCTTCCAGTATGCATTTGTCGAGTAACAGCAATATTCATTAATAGGTCCACGACATTCTTGTCTCAGATCCAACCATTCATTACATCAATGTACTGTCTACTAGCGAAAATGACAGTTGATCTACATTTTCTTAACTATAAccaggaaaaaagaaggaaaacataTCCCTAATTGCCTTCATATTTTGGGTCAGCCGTCACATAATGGTACGCTATCACCAATGCAAAGATGAAGATGCCAAGAAAGTTGGCCAAGAAACCCAGGTCTCGATCATCGATCATCTGTAccaaaacaaagggaaaaaacaacATGAGTGTCAATATAATAGATTAAAGC
The sequence above is drawn from the Eucalyptus grandis isolate ANBG69807.140 chromosome 11, ASM1654582v1, whole genome shotgun sequence genome and encodes:
- the LOC104426479 gene encoding dolichyl-diphosphooligosaccharide--protein glycosyltransferase subunit 4A; this translates as MIDDRDLGFLANFLGIFIFALVIAYHYVTADPKYEGN